One genomic region from Candidatus Scalindua japonica encodes:
- the cysK gene encoding cysteine synthase A, with amino-acid sequence MPIYDDILATIGRTPIVKINNLTDENCANLFGKLEMFNPGGSVKDRIGLVMIEDAEKKGLLKPGDTIVEPTSGNTGIALAMVATVKGYKAVFTMPETMSLERRALLRYFGAEIVLTEGPKGMKGAIEKAAELVKEKGYFQPQQFDNPANPKIHRETTGPEIIKDFEGKELHYFVAGVGTGGTITGAGEALKKHFTNIKNVAVEPVESPVLSGGEPGPHKIQGIGAGFVPGIYNKDVVDEVRQVISNDAFIMARRIAKEEGICCGISSGANMHVGLQIAREAGPGKNVLVVIPSLGERYISTDLFKDVEKD; translated from the coding sequence AATCTCTTTGGAAAACTGGAGATGTTTAACCCAGGCGGCAGCGTCAAAGACCGTATCGGCTTGGTAATGATAGAGGATGCCGAAAAAAAAGGTTTACTGAAGCCCGGAGACACAATAGTAGAACCTACATCAGGTAATACGGGAATAGCACTGGCAATGGTCGCTACAGTTAAGGGGTACAAGGCCGTTTTTACTATGCCTGAGACCATGAGTCTGGAGAGGCGTGCTCTTCTCAGATACTTTGGAGCCGAAATTGTCCTTACAGAAGGTCCTAAAGGCATGAAAGGTGCTATTGAAAAGGCAGCAGAGCTTGTGAAAGAAAAAGGTTATTTTCAGCCTCAACAATTTGACAATCCTGCTAATCCAAAAATACATCGTGAAACAACCGGCCCTGAAATAATCAAAGACTTCGAGGGAAAAGAGCTCCACTATTTTGTAGCAGGTGTGGGTACCGGAGGAACAATAACCGGGGCAGGTGAGGCGCTGAAGAAACATTTCACAAATATAAAAAATGTAGCAGTAGAACCGGTAGAATCACCTGTACTTTCAGGAGGGGAACCCGGGCCGCATAAAATTCAGGGAATAGGTGCAGGGTTTGTACCCGGCATTTATAATAAAGATGTTGTAGATGAAGTTCGACAGGTTATAAGTAATGATGCATTTATCATGGCAAGACGTATCGCGAAGGAAGAAGGGATCTGTTGTGGAATTTCTTCCGGAGCAAATATGCATGTCGGCTTACAGATTGCCAGAGAAGCCGGGCCCGGTAAGAATGTTCTTGTGGTAATACCAAGTCTGGGAGAACGCTATATATCTACGGATTTATTTAAGGATGTAGAAAAAGACTAA